The Equus quagga isolate Etosha38 chromosome 12, UCLA_HA_Equagga_1.0, whole genome shotgun sequence genome includes a region encoding these proteins:
- the MEIG1 gene encoding meiosis expressed gene 1 protein homolog — MASSDVKPKSISRAKKWSEEIENLYRFQQAGYRDEIEYKQVKQVSMIDRWPETGYVKKLQRRDNTFYYYNKQRECDDKEVHKVKIYAY, encoded by the exons ATGGCTAGTTCTGATGTGAAACCAAAATCAATAAGTCGTGCCAAAAAATGGTCAGAAGAGATAGAAAATCTGTACAGATTTCAACAAGCAGGATATCGGGATGAAATTGAATATAAACAAGTGAAACAAGTTTCTATG ATAGATCGGTGGCCAGAGACAGGATATGTGAAGAAACTTCAGAGAAGGGACAATACTTTCTATTACTACAACAAACAGAGGGAATGTGACGACAAGGAAGTCCACAAAGTGAAAATTTATGCTTACTAG